Proteins encoded by one window of Flavobacterium sp. N502540:
- a CDS encoding HesA/MoeB/ThiF family protein — MSIIQEFLRYNRQTILPEIGDEGQEKLKKARVLVIGAGGLGCPILQYIATAGVGFIGIMDFDTIEIHNLHRQILYTEKELGQLKAVVAKEEVSELNPLIKVEAIVEKLTPENARQVIEQYDIVVDGSDNFTTRYLVNDTCVALQKTLVYGSILKFEGQIAVFNHKGSKNLRDLFPEMPDPKDVPNCNLNGVLGTLPGIIGTMMAHETLKIILELPTLNNELVLFNTINWNFTKLNF; from the coding sequence ATGAGTATTATACAGGAATTTCTACGTTATAACAGGCAAACCATTCTTCCCGAAATTGGTGACGAAGGTCAGGAGAAACTCAAAAAGGCCAGAGTTTTAGTAATTGGTGCCGGCGGTTTAGGGTGTCCCATTTTACAGTATATCGCCACAGCGGGAGTTGGTTTTATTGGTATTATGGACTTTGACACTATCGAAATCCATAATCTTCACCGACAAATTTTATATACCGAAAAAGAACTTGGTCAACTTAAAGCTGTTGTTGCAAAAGAAGAGGTTTCGGAACTCAATCCATTAATAAAAGTCGAAGCCATAGTCGAAAAATTAACTCCGGAAAATGCCCGACAGGTTATTGAACAATACGATATTGTAGTCGATGGTTCGGATAATTTCACAACACGTTATTTGGTAAATGATACCTGTGTGGCGCTGCAAAAAACTTTGGTCTACGGTAGTATCTTAAAGTTTGAAGGGCAAATTGCCGTTTTTAACCATAAGGGCAGTAAAAATTTACGTGATTTATTTCCCGAGATGCCGGATCCGAAGGATGTTCCGAATTGCAATCTCAATGGTGTTTTAGGAACATTACCCGGAATTATTGGCACGATGATGGCGCATGAAACGCTCAAAATAATTTTAGAATTACCAACTTTAAACAATGAACTGGTACTTTTTAATACGATAAACTGGAATTTTACCAAACTTAATTTCTAA